The DNA sequence TTGGTTATGTTGATAACATTTTATACACAACAGGAGAGAGAATGTAAGTTTTACAAAAAGCGAATGGTAGATGTAAAATGTTATGAACAGGATTTATTAAAACTTACATGTGAGTAGGCAATAACCTAAAAAGGATAATAAATGAGAGTTCTATTTGTTTGAAAATGAGTTATTTACATTTATTAAGAAATGGATTTTCGTAATAAATACATATACATTCTGACTTAAGTACAAGCTGTAAGTACATTTGTAGCGTAATAAACCATAAAAATAATATGATAAAAGGAGTAATTCTGGACATGGATGGTTTGCTGATTGACTCGGAGCCATACTGGAGAGAAGCATTGATCAACGTAATGAAAGGTGTTGGAATTGAGTTGACGCCTGAAAGAGCACGACTGACAATGGGACTCCGTACAGAGGAGATTGTAGAGTATTGGTATCAGGTAGAGCCATGGGCACATAAGGCTACCGGCGAAGTGGCAGAAGAGATTGTAACGGAATCTTTAAGACTGATTCTTGAAAAAGCTGCTGTAATGCCGGGTGTTCATGAACTGATCAACTTTGTCAAGCAGGAAGGGTTACGTTTGGGCTTGGCATCTTCTTCCCCGATGAACATGATCAAGGCGATTGTTCCAAAAATAGGTATTGAGAATGAGCTGGAAGTACTTCGTTCAGGAGATCAGGAAAAGTTGGCAAAACCACACCCTGATGTATTTATTCATGCAGCAGAAGAATTGGGTTTAAGACCCAATGAATGTTTGGTTTTTGAGGATTCATTTAATGGTTTGCTGGCGGCAAAAGCAGCAAAAATGAAAGCGGTGGTGGTTCCAGAAGATTACGATGATCCCCGTTTTGTGATTGCAGACCTGAAACTACGCTCACTGGAGGAGTTTACGGCAATCCATTTTGAGGAGTTGAACCAATAATTTTTTGACATGAAAAAAACTGTACAGGTAGTAGGGGCCGTAATTCGGAATGAAAAAGGAGAAATACTTTGTGCCTTGCGCTCACCTAAAATGTCTTTGCCTAACCTTTGGGAGTTTCCGGGTGGTAAGATAGAGAAAGGAGAATCACCTGAGCAGTCACTGATACGTGAGATAAGGGAGGAGTTGGGCTGTTCCATTGAGGTTTTCGATCAGGTAGAAGATACTATCTATGAATATGAAAAGGTAATCGTAAACCTTAAAACCTATTGGGCTAAGGTTACAGAAGGAGTCCCGAAGCCATTGGAACATCAGGTGCTGATTTGGTTGCCTGTGACTTCACTGAAGAGTTTGGTTTGGGCACCTGCTGATATTCCTGCCGTACAAAAAATCATTTCCATATAATAAGGATACCCTTCTAGCTTAAAAACTGGAAGGGTATTTTTTATCCTTCAAACCTACTGATTACCACTCATGTAAAACATTGTGCACCCTGTCACTATTTTTAGCTCAACTCCGTACTTTCCACTTAGAGAATAATTTTTTCTTGAACTTATCATATAACATATTCATGAAACTTTCTATTAAAAACCTTTCTAAGACTTACTCCAATGGAGTACAGGCACTCAAAAACGTGTCGCTTGAGATTGAGACAGGCATGTTTGGTTTGTTGGGCCCTAACGGAGCGGGCAAATCTTCCTTGATGAGAACCATTGCTACCTTACAGGATGCAGATGAAGGCAGCATTACTTTTGATGGGATCAACGTATTGCAGCAAAAAGAAGAGGTACGTAAAATACTTGGCTATCTGCCACAGGAGTTTGGTGTGTACCCTAAGGTAAGTGCCGTTGATTTGCTGGATCATTTGGCAGTGTTGAAAGGTATTACCAACAAGAGTGAAAGAAAGGAAGTAGTAGCAGCTCTTTTACATAAGACCAACCTTTATGATGTAAGAAAGAAACATTTGAGTGGTTATTCTGGTGGTATGAAGCAGCGTTTTGGTATCGCACAGGCACTTTTGGCAAACCCGAAACTAATCATTGTGGATGAACCAACAGCGGGTCTTGATCCGGCAGAAAGAAACCGTTTTCATAACCTGCTGAGTGAGCTTGGTGAGAATACGGTTGTGATTCTTTCTACCCACATTGTGGATGATGTAAAAGAGCTTTGCACCGATATGGCGATCATCAACAAAGGGGAAGTGCTGTTGAAAGGCAACCCGTTGGAAGCTATTGATAGTATCAGTGGAAAGGTTTGGAGAAAGAGAGTGGAGA is a window from the Limibacter armeniacum genome containing:
- the hxpB gene encoding hexitol phosphatase HxpB — translated: MIKGVILDMDGLLIDSEPYWREALINVMKGVGIELTPERARLTMGLRTEEIVEYWYQVEPWAHKATGEVAEEIVTESLRLILEKAAVMPGVHELINFVKQEGLRLGLASSSPMNMIKAIVPKIGIENELEVLRSGDQEKLAKPHPDVFIHAAEELGLRPNECLVFEDSFNGLLAAKAAKMKAVVVPEDYDDPRFVIADLKLRSLEEFTAIHFEELNQ
- a CDS encoding (deoxy)nucleoside triphosphate pyrophosphohydrolase, translating into MKKTVQVVGAVIRNEKGEILCALRSPKMSLPNLWEFPGGKIEKGESPEQSLIREIREELGCSIEVFDQVEDTIYEYEKVIVNLKTYWAKVTEGVPKPLEHQVLIWLPVTSLKSLVWAPADIPAVQKIISI
- a CDS encoding ABC transporter ATP-binding protein — encoded protein: MKLSIKNLSKTYSNGVQALKNVSLEIETGMFGLLGPNGAGKSSLMRTIATLQDADEGSITFDGINVLQQKEEVRKILGYLPQEFGVYPKVSAVDLLDHLAVLKGITNKSERKEVVAALLHKTNLYDVRKKHLSGYSGGMKQRFGIAQALLANPKLIIVDEPTAGLDPAERNRFHNLLSELGENTVVILSTHIVDDVKELCTDMAIINKGEVLLKGNPLEAIDSISGKVWRKRVEKSEIYEYKSNYNVISDRMIAGKPEIHVYADSLPGEGFEAVEATLEDVYFSQIFGLKQKLEQEAASETL